The Puniceicoccales bacterium genome has a segment encoding these proteins:
- the ykgO gene encoding type B 50S ribosomal protein L36, with protein sequence MKVVASLKSAKCRHPDCKVVRRKGRVYVICKTNPRFKARQG encoded by the coding sequence ATGAAAGTGGTTGCATCGCTGAAATCAGCTAAGTGTCGACATCCGGATTGTAAAGTTGTCCGCCGGAAAGGTAGAGTTTATGTGATTTGCAAAACAAATCCTAGGTTTAAGGCGCGGCAAGGCTAA
- a CDS encoding type B 50S ribosomal protein L31, with protein MKKGIHPESRPVCFIDISTGKRFVTMSTVRSKKKEVIDGVEYDVVIKDVTSDSHPAYTGEKRFVDAAGRVEKFNSKFRRCRK; from the coding sequence ATGAAGAAAGGAATACATCCAGAATCCAGGCCGGTGTGTTTTATAGATATATCGACGGGAAAGAGGTTTGTTACGATGTCCACGGTTCGTTCGAAAAAAAAGGAAGTGATTGATGGCGTTGAGTATGACGTTGTGATCAAAGATGTTACATCAGATTCTCATCCTGCATATACGGGGGAAAAGAGATTTGTTGATGCAGCTGGTCGGGTAGAGAAATTTAACTCGAAATTCCGACGTTGCCGCAAATAA